One window of the Klebsiella oxytoca genome contains the following:
- a CDS encoding YfiM family lipoprotein, which translates to MRLIMLIAPLLLLTGCSHMANDSWSGQDKAQHFLASAMLSAAGNEYAQHQGYSRDRSAAIGFMFSVSLGASKELWDSRPSGSGWSWKDFAWDVAGATTGYAVWQLAHQ; encoded by the coding sequence ATGCGCCTCATCATGCTTATCGCCCCGCTATTATTACTGACTGGCTGTAGCCATATGGCTAATGATTCATGGAGCGGTCAGGATAAAGCCCAACACTTTCTCGCATCAGCGATGCTCTCTGCGGCGGGCAATGAATATGCTCAGCATCAGGGCTATAGTCGCGACCGCAGCGCCGCAATTGGCTTTATGTTTTCGGTGAGCTTAGGCGCGTCGAAGGAGCTATGGGACAGCCGCCCATCCGGGAGCGGCTGGAGCTGGAAGGACTTTGCCTGGGATGTGGCAGGAGCCACAACCGGCTATGCGGTATGGCAACTGGCACATCAATAA
- a CDS encoding DUF4385 domain-containing protein — protein sequence MAIKPFDYQQDFSTIDFRQHPELYQVGKGEQGVLLVEPYKSEILPFWRYKDEASANESAKKIYQLFEHYRQQNDFVGMDMARKFIQMGYTRARRYANYKGGKKYAKDGSLNTRGNDPVKAAAATVFKAWWDKLRQDEDYLLRKKKH from the coding sequence GTGGCCATTAAGCCTTTTGATTACCAGCAAGATTTTTCCACCATCGATTTTCGCCAGCACCCGGAGCTGTATCAGGTAGGAAAAGGTGAGCAGGGCGTGCTGTTGGTTGAGCCCTATAAAAGCGAAATCCTTCCCTTCTGGCGCTACAAAGATGAAGCATCAGCAAACGAGTCGGCCAAAAAAATATATCAGCTCTTTGAGCATTATCGACAGCAGAATGATTTCGTCGGCATGGATATGGCACGAAAGTTTATTCAGATGGGCTACACGCGGGCAAGGCGCTATGCCAATTATAAAGGTGGTAAAAAATATGCAAAGGATGGCTCACTGAATACGCGAGGTAATGATCCTGTAAAGGCCGCAGCGGCGACCGTATTCAAGGCGTGGTGGGATAAGCTTCGTCAGGATGAAGATTATCTGTTACGAAAAAAGAAACACTAG
- the pssA gene encoding CDP-diacylglycerol--serine O-phosphatidyltransferase — MLSKFKRNKHQQHLAQLPKLSQSVDDIEFFYAPADFRQALLARIAQATQRICIIALYLEQDDGGKGILQALYDAKRQRPQLDVQVLVDWHRAQRGRIGVAASDTNADWYCRMAQENPGVDIPVYGVPVNTREALGVLHFKGFIIDDSVLYSGASLNDVYLHQHDKYRYDRYQCIRNAKMADVMFDWVENNLVQGRGVNRLDRTDRPKSPEIKNDIRQYRQELRDSSYHFSGDAGEDQLSVTPLVGLGKTSLLNKTIFHLMPCAEHKLTICTPYFNLPALLVRNIIQLLRSGKKVEIIVGDKTANDFYIPEDQPFKIIGALPYLYEINLRRFLSRLQYYVNTDQLIVRLWKDDDNSYHLKGMWVDDEWMLLTGNNLNPRAWRLDLENAILIHDPKHQLGAMREKELSLIRKHTTIVKHYRDLQSIADYPIKVRKLIRRLRRIRIDRLISRIL; from the coding sequence ATGTTGTCAAAATTTAAACGCAATAAACATCAACAACACCTTGCCCAACTCCCTAAGCTTTCTCAGTCAGTTGATGATATCGAGTTCTTTTACGCTCCGGCAGATTTTCGGCAAGCGTTACTGGCCAGAATAGCTCAAGCCACCCAGCGTATTTGTATTATTGCGCTCTATCTGGAACAGGATGATGGCGGCAAAGGAATTTTGCAGGCGCTATATGACGCTAAGCGTCAGCGTCCGCAATTAGATGTCCAGGTGCTGGTCGACTGGCATCGCGCCCAGCGCGGGCGTATTGGCGTCGCGGCGTCTGATACCAATGCCGACTGGTACTGCCGCATGGCGCAGGAGAATCCCGGCGTCGATATTCCGGTTTATGGCGTTCCAGTCAATACCCGGGAAGCGCTCGGTGTCCTCCATTTCAAAGGCTTTATCATTGATGATAGCGTTCTCTATAGCGGCGCCAGCCTTAATGATGTTTACCTGCATCAACACGATAAATACCGCTACGATCGCTACCAGTGCATTCGCAACGCGAAAATGGCAGATGTGATGTTCGACTGGGTTGAAAATAACCTGGTGCAGGGCCGTGGCGTTAATCGCCTTGACAGGACCGACCGTCCTAAAAGCCCGGAAATCAAAAATGATATCCGTCAGTATCGCCAGGAGCTCCGCGATAGCAGCTATCATTTTTCTGGCGATGCTGGTGAAGATCAGCTATCTGTCACCCCGTTAGTTGGGCTGGGTAAAACTAGCCTGCTAAATAAAACGATTTTCCATCTGATGCCCTGTGCTGAGCACAAACTGACGATCTGCACCCCTTATTTTAACCTGCCAGCCCTGCTGGTACGTAATATCATTCAGCTGTTACGCAGTGGGAAAAAAGTCGAAATTATCGTTGGCGATAAAACCGCTAATGATTTCTATATTCCGGAAGATCAGCCGTTTAAAATTATCGGCGCTCTGCCCTATCTTTATGAAATCAATCTGCGGCGATTCCTGAGCCGACTGCAGTATTATGTCAATACCGATCAGCTCATTGTCCGTTTATGGAAAGACGATGATAACAGCTACCACCTGAAAGGCATGTGGGTGGATGACGAGTGGATGCTCCTGACCGGCAACAACCTGAATCCACGCGCCTGGCGACTGGATTTAGAAAACGCGATCCTTATTCACGATCCGAAGCATCAGCTCGGCGCAATGCGCGAAAAAGAGTTAAGCCTCATCCGCAAACACACCACCATCGTCAAACACTATCGCGATCTCCAAAGTATTGCTGACTATCCAATAAAGGTACGCAAACTGATCAGGCGTCTGCGACGTATTCGAATCGATCGTCTTATCAGCCGCATTCTCTGA
- a CDS encoding MFS transporter has protein sequence MTESSISERESPDHGDTRRRVWAIVGASSGNLVEWFDFYVYSFCSLYFAHIFFPSGNTTTQLLQTAGVFAAGFLMRPIGGWIFGRIADRRGRKTSMLISVCMMCFGSLVIACLPGYETIGTWAPALLLLARLFQGLSVGGEYGTGATYMSEVAVEGKKGFYASFQYVTLIGGQLLAVLVVVALQQILSDEDLHAWGWRIPFALGAVLAVVALWLRRQLDETSKQETRSLKEAGSFKGLWRNRKAFIMVLGFTAAGSLSFYTFTTYMQKYLVNTAGMTAGTASMIMTAALFVYMLVQPLFGALSDKIGRRSSMLCFGVLVTVFTVPILNALQNVSSPYAAFALVICALLIVSFYTSISGILKAEMFPAQVRALGVGLSYAVANALFGGSAEYVALSLKSAGIEHAFYWYVTVMGAIAFLVSLTLHRKGKGLRL, from the coding sequence ATGACAGAGAGCAGTATTAGCGAGCGTGAATCACCGGATCATGGTGATACCCGGCGCCGTGTATGGGCAATTGTAGGTGCATCCTCAGGGAATCTGGTTGAGTGGTTTGATTTTTACGTCTATTCATTTTGCTCACTCTACTTTGCGCACATCTTCTTTCCTTCCGGAAATACCACAACACAGTTGTTACAGACTGCTGGAGTCTTTGCTGCTGGCTTTCTGATGCGTCCGATCGGGGGATGGATATTCGGGCGCATTGCTGACCGCCGTGGACGTAAAACTTCTATGCTTATTTCAGTTTGCATGATGTGTTTTGGTTCACTGGTGATTGCCTGCTTACCGGGTTATGAAACGATAGGAACCTGGGCTCCGGCTTTGCTATTGCTTGCCCGTTTATTCCAGGGATTATCTGTCGGAGGGGAATATGGTACCGGTGCGACATATATGAGCGAAGTTGCCGTAGAGGGTAAGAAAGGTTTTTATGCCTCTTTTCAGTACGTCACGCTGATTGGTGGGCAACTTCTGGCGGTGCTGGTCGTGGTTGCATTACAGCAGATCCTCAGCGATGAAGATCTTCACGCGTGGGGATGGCGTATTCCCTTTGCACTTGGCGCAGTATTAGCCGTTGTGGCCCTGTGGTTGCGACGCCAATTAGATGAAACGTCTAAACAGGAAACTCGCTCCTTAAAAGAGGCGGGCTCGTTTAAAGGGCTATGGCGTAACCGCAAGGCATTTATTATGGTGCTGGGCTTTACTGCCGCGGGGTCATTAAGTTTTTATACTTTCACCACCTATATGCAGAAATATCTGGTCAATACTGCAGGCATGACGGCGGGTACCGCCAGCATGATTATGACCGCTGCTTTATTTGTTTATATGCTGGTTCAGCCGCTTTTTGGCGCTCTCTCGGATAAGATTGGTCGCCGTAGTTCTATGCTCTGCTTTGGCGTACTGGTCACCGTCTTTACGGTTCCGATTCTGAATGCGCTACAGAATGTAAGTTCGCCGTATGCGGCATTTGCATTAGTGATATGTGCGCTGCTAATCGTGAGCTTCTATACCTCAATCAGCGGTATTCTGAAGGCCGAAATGTTTCCAGCCCAGGTACGTGCTCTGGGCGTTGGGCTTTCTTATGCCGTCGCCAATGCGCTGTTTGGGGGCTCGGCGGAGTATGTCGCGCTATCGTTAAAATCAGCGGGAATTGAGCATGCCTTTTACTGGTACGTGACCGTCATGGGAGCCATTGCTTTCCTGGTTTCCCTGACGCTACACCGTAAGGGTAAAGGACTCCGTTTGTAG